The proteins below are encoded in one region of Phycicoccus sp. M110.8:
- a CDS encoding mannitol dehydrogenase family protein — MAARGGAVRRLSRATLPGHDAPGLRLPPAPELAAGIGIVHLGIGAFHRAHQAVFTEDAALAADEAGWGICGVTQRSNAVVEQLLPQDHLYAVLERSASTSSARVVGQVSEVLFAREQGPLLLERLADPQVRVVTLTVTEKGYRRGPDGGLDLTDQVVAADLEGGAHSTVGQLVRGLQARQRASAAPVTILPCDNLTDNGAVVRRLVLDFCAALPSAEGDVVAAFVEQHVSFPSSMVDRIVPATTDEDRAEAARLLGARDEGLVVAEPFRQWVVEDRFAAGRPAWERAGAELVEDVAPYEQLKLRMLNGTHSMLAYLGALRGHDTIAQAVADDDLAAAARELMAQDVQPTLHLPAGVDAAAYGRTVLERFANPALRHTTVQVAMDGSQKLPVRLLGTVRDRLADGAVPQWAALAVAGWMAFVARGQDAHGRPLPLDDPMAARLRSAVGTGSDPVTVAEGLLGVHEVFGDDLRDNREFRDALVGQLKELL, encoded by the coding sequence GTGGCAGCTCGGGGCGGTGCTGTGAGGCGCCTGTCCCGCGCGACCCTGCCGGGCCACGACGCCCCGGGCCTGCGCCTGCCGCCGGCGCCGGAGCTGGCGGCCGGGATCGGCATCGTGCACCTCGGGATCGGCGCGTTCCACCGCGCCCACCAGGCCGTGTTCACCGAGGACGCCGCGCTCGCCGCGGACGAGGCCGGCTGGGGCATCTGCGGGGTCACCCAGCGGTCGAACGCCGTGGTCGAGCAGCTGCTCCCGCAGGACCACCTGTATGCCGTGCTCGAGCGCAGCGCGTCGACGTCGAGCGCGCGCGTGGTGGGCCAGGTGAGCGAGGTGCTCTTCGCGCGCGAGCAGGGGCCGCTCCTCCTCGAGCGGCTCGCCGACCCGCAGGTGCGCGTCGTGACCCTGACCGTGACCGAGAAGGGGTACCGCCGCGGCCCTGACGGAGGCCTGGACCTCACGGACCAGGTGGTCGCCGCCGACCTCGAGGGCGGGGCGCACAGCACGGTCGGCCAGCTCGTGCGGGGACTGCAGGCACGCCAGAGGGCGTCCGCCGCGCCGGTCACGATCCTCCCGTGCGACAACCTCACCGACAACGGTGCGGTCGTGCGCCGGCTCGTCCTCGACTTCTGCGCCGCTCTGCCGAGCGCGGAGGGCGACGTGGTCGCTGCCTTCGTCGAGCAGCACGTGTCCTTCCCCAGCTCCATGGTCGACCGGATCGTCCCGGCGACCACGGACGAGGACCGCGCGGAGGCGGCGCGCCTGCTCGGCGCCCGCGACGAGGGGCTGGTCGTGGCCGAGCCGTTCCGGCAGTGGGTGGTCGAGGACCGCTTCGCCGCTGGCCGCCCGGCCTGGGAGCGCGCCGGCGCCGAGCTCGTCGAGGACGTCGCGCCCTACGAGCAGCTCAAGCTGCGGATGCTCAACGGCACCCACTCGATGCTGGCCTACCTCGGCGCCCTGCGCGGGCACGACACCATCGCGCAGGCGGTGGCCGACGACGACCTGGCCGCGGCGGCCCGCGAGCTGATGGCGCAGGACGTGCAGCCGACGCTGCACCTGCCCGCCGGCGTCGACGCCGCGGCATACGGGCGCACGGTCCTCGAGCGCTTCGCCAACCCCGCGCTGCGGCACACGACGGTGCAGGTCGCCATGGACGGCTCGCAGAAGCTGCCCGTGCGCCTGCTGGGGACGGTGCGCGACCGCCTGGCGGACGGAGCGGTCCCGCAGTGGGCGGCCCTGGCGGTGGCCGGGTGGATGGCGTTCGTCGCGCGCGGGCAGGACGCCCACGGGCGCCCGCTGCCGCTCGACGACCCGATGGCCGCACGGCTGCGCTCGGCCGTCGGCACGGGCTCCGACCCGGTGACCGTCGCGGAGGGGCTGCTCGGGGTGCACGAGGTCTTCGGGGACGACCTGCGCGACAACAGGGAGTTCCGCGACGCACTCGTCGGCCAGCTCAAGGAGCTGCTGTGA
- a CDS encoding sugar kinase yields MSDTSPSGSGYAGPATDVVVLGEVLVELSSLEPLGSGATLRMGFSGDALNAAAAAAAAGAHTVLLARVPDDELGDALVERVRELGVDTSALVRAPGQHGLYLTHADPDGARQFTYVRRGSAGSLLSVDDLDEDLLRSAGVVVGSGVACAVSPTLAETVRRAATLARRFVYDPNFRPRLTSAEQAAAALRELAPLAEVVTPSWPDEVQQLLGPDAGTTPEEALARVASLGSRAVVLTCGPVGALVAEAGVVTAVPGVPAPVVVDQTGAGDCLTGTLAARLALGDPLLEAVALATAAAALSVGGQGGTGHVPTLTETRAALAATRPVEEMDLR; encoded by the coding sequence GTGAGCGACACCTCGCCCTCGGGCAGCGGGTATGCCGGGCCGGCAACGGACGTCGTGGTCCTCGGCGAGGTGCTCGTCGAGCTCTCCTCCCTCGAGCCGCTCGGCTCCGGCGCCACCTTGCGCATGGGCTTCTCCGGCGACGCCCTCAACGCGGCCGCGGCGGCTGCGGCGGCCGGCGCACACACCGTCCTGCTCGCCAGGGTGCCGGACGACGAGCTCGGCGACGCCCTGGTGGAGCGGGTGCGCGAACTGGGGGTCGACACCTCGGCCCTGGTCCGCGCACCCGGCCAGCACGGCCTCTACCTCACCCACGCCGACCCGGACGGCGCCAGGCAGTTCACCTACGTGCGCCGGGGCAGTGCCGGCTCGCTGCTGTCGGTCGACGACCTCGACGAGGACCTCCTCCGGTCTGCCGGGGTCGTCGTGGGCAGTGGGGTGGCGTGTGCCGTCTCGCCGACGCTCGCGGAGACCGTCCGCCGGGCCGCCACGCTCGCGCGCCGTTTCGTCTACGACCCGAACTTCCGCCCGCGCCTGACCAGCGCGGAACAGGCGGCAGCGGCGTTGCGCGAGCTGGCCCCGCTGGCCGAGGTCGTCACCCCCTCCTGGCCCGACGAGGTGCAGCAGCTGCTCGGGCCCGACGCCGGGACGACGCCCGAGGAGGCGCTCGCCCGCGTCGCGAGCCTCGGCTCCCGTGCGGTCGTCCTGACCTGCGGGCCCGTGGGTGCGCTCGTCGCCGAGGCCGGCGTCGTCACCGCGGTGCCCGGCGTCCCCGCGCCCGTGGTCGTGGACCAGACCGGTGCCGGCGACTGCCTCACCGGCACCCTCGCCGCCCGCCTCGCGCTGGGCGACCCCCTGCTCGAAGCCGTCGCCCTCGCCACGGCCGCCGCCGCCCTCTCCGTGGGCGGCCAGGGCGGCACGGGGCACGTCCCCACCCTGACCGAGACCCGAGCAGCACTGGCCGCGACGCGGCCGGTCGAGGAGATGGACCTTCGATGA
- a CDS encoding glycoside hydrolase family 28 protein, whose product MDTTRRTFLRATALGATALGLGGVGVPAALADPESGGPESNPWARANYISAKVRRLHFPDRWFDVTEFGAVGDGGTDCTAAFRDAIAACNAAGGGHVRVPSGVWATGAIHLLSNVDLHVTEGARIAFSTDPSAYLPTVLTRFEGTEAYNYSPLIYAYRQHNIAVTGGGVLDGQASDANWWAWKSTSNADKDRLIAMGDAGVPVEQRQFGGGYRLRPSFIEPHTCTDVEISGITIVNSPMWEVHPTLSQNVLVEGITVNSHGPNNDGCDPECSRMVVIRDCTFDTGDDCIAIKSGKNADGRRVGVPSLDILVEDCRMADGHGGVTIGSEMSGGARNVFVRNCEMSSPNLNIALRFKTNSARGGYITNFHAKDITVGEVSGAAIDVNFYYGEGDGYDFNPKVSGINVENMTVRSAKQSLNVSGYPDDHIVGLHLRNVDFGTTTKAPTVAYVDDVTLVDVTENGRPLQLS is encoded by the coding sequence ATGGACACGACCCGTCGCACCTTCCTCCGCGCCACCGCCCTCGGGGCGACCGCGCTCGGCCTCGGCGGCGTGGGCGTCCCGGCCGCCCTCGCGGACCCCGAGTCCGGCGGGCCGGAGAGCAACCCGTGGGCGCGGGCCAACTACATCAGCGCCAAGGTCCGCCGCCTGCACTTCCCCGACCGCTGGTTCGACGTCACCGAGTTCGGCGCCGTCGGCGACGGGGGAACCGACTGCACGGCCGCCTTCCGCGACGCCATCGCGGCCTGCAACGCGGCGGGCGGGGGTCACGTCCGGGTGCCGTCCGGCGTCTGGGCCACCGGTGCCATCCACCTGCTCAGCAACGTGGACCTGCACGTCACCGAGGGGGCGAGGATCGCCTTCTCGACCGACCCCTCGGCCTACCTCCCGACGGTCCTCACCCGTTTCGAGGGCACCGAGGCGTACAACTACTCCCCGCTCATCTACGCCTACCGCCAGCACAACATCGCCGTCACGGGGGGCGGCGTCCTCGACGGCCAGGCGAGCGACGCCAACTGGTGGGCGTGGAAGTCGACGTCCAACGCCGACAAGGACCGGCTCATCGCGATGGGCGACGCCGGTGTCCCGGTCGAGCAGCGGCAGTTCGGCGGCGGGTACCGCCTGCGCCCGTCCTTCATCGAGCCGCACACCTGCACCGACGTCGAGATCTCCGGCATCACGATCGTCAACTCCCCCATGTGGGAGGTCCACCCGACGCTCTCCCAGAACGTGCTCGTCGAGGGCATCACCGTCAACAGCCACGGCCCCAACAACGACGGCTGCGACCCGGAGTGCTCGCGCATGGTCGTGATCCGCGACTGCACCTTCGACACGGGGGACGACTGCATCGCCATCAAGTCCGGCAAGAACGCCGACGGGCGCCGGGTCGGCGTCCCGAGCCTGGACATCCTGGTCGAGGACTGCCGGATGGCGGACGGGCACGGCGGCGTCACCATCGGCAGCGAGATGTCCGGCGGGGCGCGGAACGTCTTCGTCCGCAACTGCGAGATGTCCAGCCCCAACCTCAACATCGCGCTGCGGTTCAAGACCAACTCCGCCCGCGGGGGCTACATCACGAACTTCCACGCGAAGGACATCACCGTGGGCGAGGTGTCGGGCGCAGCGATCGACGTGAACTTCTACTACGGCGAGGGCGACGGCTACGACTTCAACCCCAAGGTCTCCGGGATCAACGTCGAGAACATGACAGTGCGCTCGGCCAAGCAGTCGCTCAACGTCAGCGGCTACCCCGACGACCACATCGTGGGGCTGCACCTCCGCAACGTCGACTTCGGCACGACGACGAAGGCGCCGACGGTCGCCTACGTCGACGACGTGACGCTCGTGGACGTCACGGAGAACGGCCGCCCGCTGCAGCTGTCGTAG
- a CDS encoding altronate dehydratase family protein, producing the protein MTDPLLRLSAGDDVAIARDELAPGASVPGPDGSPLTLHTGIPRGHKVALRDLPAGTLVRKYDHVIGVTTADVAAGDHVHVHNLAIPEGASSLASGGANPQGRRALPDGLRTTFSGIRRPSGAVATRNYVGVLTTVNCSATVARQVVRRTEDEVAAMHGEGVDGVVALTHGTGCGMANRGDGWDVLQRTLRGYAQHPNIGALVVLGLGCEVNAVSALMADLEIGDIPLESFTIQDAGGTAAAIAQGEKLVRGMAHDLRGTRREEVGVEHLVLGLQCGGSDAFSGLTANPALGVASDLLVAAGGTSVLGETPEVYGAEQMLAERAVRPEVGQALLDRIAWWEQYTASQGTTLDGNPSPGNKEGGITTILEKSLGAVAKGGHSPLDAVCGYAEPIPGPGFVFMDTPGYDPVSVTGMVAGGANLICFTTGRGSVFGSRPVPTVKLATNSSLATRMAGDIDLDCSAVVEEGVSLEEMGMKVYDLLLDTASGRRSFSEELALGGEEFVPWQLGAVL; encoded by the coding sequence ATGACCGACCCCCTGCTCCGCCTGTCCGCCGGCGACGACGTCGCCATCGCGCGCGACGAGCTGGCGCCCGGCGCCAGCGTCCCCGGGCCTGACGGCAGCCCGCTCACCCTGCACACCGGCATACCGCGCGGGCACAAGGTGGCGCTGCGCGACCTGCCGGCGGGCACCCTGGTGCGCAAGTACGACCACGTCATCGGCGTGACCACCGCCGACGTCGCTGCCGGCGACCACGTGCACGTGCACAACCTGGCCATCCCCGAAGGAGCCTCCTCGCTGGCCTCGGGTGGTGCGAACCCCCAGGGCCGACGCGCGCTGCCCGACGGCCTGCGCACGACCTTCTCGGGGATCCGCAGGCCGTCCGGCGCGGTGGCCACCCGCAACTACGTCGGCGTGCTCACCACGGTGAACTGCTCGGCCACCGTGGCCCGGCAGGTCGTGCGGCGCACCGAGGACGAGGTCGCCGCCATGCACGGCGAGGGTGTCGACGGCGTCGTCGCGCTCACCCACGGCACGGGCTGCGGCATGGCCAACCGCGGCGACGGCTGGGACGTCCTGCAGCGGACGCTGCGCGGCTACGCCCAGCACCCGAACATCGGCGCCCTCGTGGTGCTCGGCCTCGGCTGCGAGGTCAATGCCGTCAGCGCGCTCATGGCCGACCTCGAGATCGGCGACATCCCGCTCGAGTCGTTCACCATCCAGGACGCCGGCGGCACCGCGGCCGCGATCGCCCAAGGCGAGAAGCTGGTCCGCGGCATGGCCCACGACCTGCGGGGCACCCGGCGCGAGGAGGTCGGGGTCGAGCACCTCGTCCTCGGCCTGCAGTGCGGCGGCTCCGACGCGTTCTCGGGCCTGACCGCCAACCCGGCGCTCGGGGTCGCGAGTGACCTGCTCGTCGCGGCGGGTGGCACGAGCGTGCTGGGGGAGACGCCCGAGGTGTACGGCGCCGAGCAGATGCTCGCCGAGCGCGCCGTGCGGCCGGAGGTGGGACAGGCGCTGCTGGACCGCATCGCCTGGTGGGAGCAGTACACCGCCTCGCAGGGCACGACCCTCGACGGCAACCCCTCGCCCGGCAACAAGGAGGGCGGCATCACCACCATCCTGGAGAAGTCGCTCGGCGCCGTCGCCAAGGGCGGCCACAGCCCGCTCGACGCCGTGTGCGGCTACGCCGAGCCGATCCCCGGCCCGGGCTTCGTCTTCATGGACACCCCCGGCTACGACCCGGTGTCGGTGACCGGCATGGTCGCCGGCGGGGCCAACCTCATCTGCTTCACGACGGGCCGCGGCTCGGTCTTCGGCAGCCGTCCCGTGCCGACCGTCAAGCTCGCCACGAACTCCAGCCTGGCGACCCGCATGGCCGGCGACATCGACCTCGACTGCTCGGCCGTCGTCGAGGAGGGCGTCTCGCTCGAGGAGATGGGCATGAAGGTCTACGACCTGCTGCTCGACACCGCGTCGGGTCGCCGGTCGTTCAGCGAGGAGCTCGCCCTCGGGGGCGAGGAGTTCGTGCCGTGGCAGCTCGGGGCGGTGCTGTGA
- a CDS encoding pyruvate, water dikinase regulatory protein — METTREDAPATPVFFVAGGTGISAETLGNLMLQQFPSVRFVRRKFPFITTVEQARSVVAELDAAVTESVSPLVFSTVSDDDVRMALQETKAAFIDLFGSHLDTIERVLHVNAAHGVAALHGLGDQRRYDARMKAIEYAMEHDDGASLRHLEAADLILIAPSRCGKTPTSMYLALQHGIKVANYPLVEEDFESGGLPRPVRGLVDRCFGLLSTPARLSQVRGERRPGSTYATLAQCSYELRRAEALYRAHRIPSINSASMSVEEMAAVIMQSSKLPATS; from the coding sequence ATGGAGACCACCCGCGAGGACGCCCCCGCGACCCCTGTCTTCTTCGTCGCCGGTGGCACGGGCATCTCCGCCGAGACGCTGGGCAACCTCATGCTCCAGCAGTTCCCGTCCGTGCGGTTCGTCCGCCGGAAGTTCCCGTTCATCACGACCGTCGAGCAGGCGCGGTCGGTGGTGGCCGAGCTCGACGCCGCCGTCACCGAGTCGGTCTCACCACTGGTGTTCTCCACCGTCTCCGACGACGACGTCCGGATGGCGCTGCAGGAGACCAAGGCCGCCTTCATCGACCTGTTCGGCTCGCACCTGGACACCATCGAGCGGGTGCTGCACGTCAACGCCGCCCACGGGGTGGCTGCCCTGCACGGCCTCGGTGACCAGCGCCGGTACGACGCCCGGATGAAGGCGATCGAGTACGCCATGGAGCACGACGACGGCGCCAGCCTGCGCCACCTCGAGGCGGCCGACCTGATCCTCATCGCGCCGTCGCGCTGCGGCAAGACGCCCACGTCGATGTACCTCGCCCTCCAGCACGGCATCAAGGTCGCCAACTACCCGCTGGTGGAGGAGGACTTCGAGTCCGGAGGCCTGCCCCGCCCAGTGCGCGGTCTGGTCGACCGGTGCTTCGGCCTGCTGTCGACGCCCGCCCGCCTCAGCCAGGTGCGCGGGGAGCGCCGGCCGGGGTCCACCTACGCCACCCTCGCGCAGTGCAGCTACGAGCTGCGCCGCGCCGAGGCGCTGTACCGGGCCCACCGCATACCGTCCATCAACTCCGCCTCGATGTCGGTGGAGGAGATGGCGGCCGTCATCATGCAGAGCAGCAAGCTCCCCGCCACCAGCTGA
- the eda gene encoding bifunctional 4-hydroxy-2-oxoglutarate aldolase/2-dehydro-3-deoxy-phosphogluconate aldolase: MSAAAAAGAGAGVPDGEHVLLSVGPVVPVVVLDDVEHAVPLARALAAGGIRVMEVTLRTPAGLGSIERVAAEVPDVLVGAGSVASGEQVAAVSRAGGQFLVLPGAPPSLLDAALDSGLPVVPGAATVTEVMVLAERGVALVKFFPAEPSGGTRFLDAVRGPLPGLRFCPTGGVGPANARDYLALPNVPCVGGSWVTPPELVRSGQWDRVTELAAQASALATD; encoded by the coding sequence GTGAGCGCGGCGGCCGCGGCGGGCGCCGGCGCGGGGGTCCCGGACGGCGAGCACGTCCTGCTCTCGGTCGGGCCCGTCGTGCCGGTCGTCGTCCTCGACGACGTCGAGCACGCCGTCCCGCTCGCGAGGGCGCTGGCCGCCGGCGGCATCCGGGTCATGGAGGTGACCCTGCGGACGCCCGCCGGGCTCGGCTCGATCGAGCGCGTGGCGGCCGAGGTGCCCGACGTGCTCGTCGGGGCTGGCAGCGTCGCGTCGGGCGAGCAGGTCGCCGCCGTGTCCCGGGCCGGTGGGCAGTTCCTGGTGCTGCCCGGGGCTCCGCCGTCGCTGCTCGACGCGGCCCTGGACAGCGGGCTGCCCGTCGTCCCCGGTGCTGCGACCGTCACCGAGGTGATGGTCCTGGCCGAGCGCGGCGTCGCCCTCGTGAAGTTCTTCCCGGCCGAGCCGAGCGGGGGCACCCGCTTCCTCGACGCGGTCAGGGGCCCGCTGCCCGGGCTCAGGTTCTGCCCCACGGGCGGCGTCGGTCCCGCGAACGCCCGCGACTACCTCGCGCTGCCGAACGTTCCCTGCGTCGGCGGCTCCTGGGTGACGCCACCCGAGCTGGTGCGGTCCGGGCAGTGGGACCGCGTCACGGAGCTGGCCGCCCAGGCATCGGCGCTCGCGACCGACTGA
- the ppsA gene encoding phosphoenolpyruvate synthase has translation MTRNDSANIVWFADLGLDDVETVGGKNASLGEMVQHLSAAGVRVPDGFATTAEAYRRFLAHEGLVDTVNDLLGSLDVEDTRALAEVGARIREAVEQQPFPADLEDEIRTAYERLVGDHGDEVSFAVRSSATAEDLPDASFAGQQETFLNVRGIDSILLAIKRVFASLYNDRAIAYRVHSDFDHAAVALSAGVQRMVRSDIGSSGVMFTIDTESGFPDAVFVTSSYGLGEAVVQGAVNPDEFYVYKPALREGRPAILKRGLGAKAIKMVYTSDTEVGRTIEFVDVDEADRHRLSLTDEEVTELAKHALAIEEHYGRPMDIEWGKDGVDGLLYVLQARPETVKSRQTGSSLQRYRLDERGTVLVEGRAIGQKIGAGAVRVLTSAEQMHDFVAGEVLVADMTDPDWEPIMKRASAIVTNRGGRTCHAAIIARELGIPAVVGTGTATTSLAEGQEVTVSAAEGDTGRVYEGTMAFTVSETALDDMPELPVKVMMNVGTPDQAFEFSRLPNRGVGLARLEFIINRQIGIHPKALLELEDQEPAVRAEVEALIAAYDSPRDFFVKRVAEGISMLAAAFAPEPVIVRMSDFKSNEYAGLLGGSRYEPHEENPMIGYRGAARYLSPEFAECFAMECEALRLVRDEMGLTNVKVMIPFVRTVTEAKGVIDLLAQNGLRRGENDLQVVMMCEVPSNAVNAEEFLEHFDGFSIGSNDLTQLTLGLDRDSGLVADAFDERDPAVKKMLAMAIEACRAQGKYIGICGQGPSDHPDLAEWLMDQGIESMSLNPDTVVETWLALAKHAG, from the coding sequence TTGACCCGCAACGACTCCGCCAACATCGTGTGGTTCGCAGACCTCGGTCTGGACGACGTGGAGACCGTCGGCGGCAAGAACGCCTCCCTCGGCGAGATGGTCCAGCACCTCTCGGCCGCCGGGGTGCGGGTGCCCGACGGGTTCGCCACGACCGCGGAGGCGTACCGGCGGTTCCTGGCCCACGAGGGCCTGGTCGACACTGTCAACGACCTGCTCGGCAGCCTCGACGTCGAGGACACGCGTGCGCTGGCCGAGGTGGGCGCCCGGATCCGTGAGGCCGTCGAGCAGCAGCCGTTCCCGGCCGACCTCGAGGACGAGATCCGCACGGCATACGAGCGGCTGGTGGGCGACCACGGCGACGAGGTGAGCTTCGCGGTGCGCTCCAGCGCCACGGCGGAGGACCTGCCGGACGCGTCGTTCGCGGGGCAGCAGGAGACGTTCCTCAACGTGCGCGGGATCGACTCGATCCTGCTGGCCATCAAGCGCGTCTTCGCCTCGCTCTACAACGACCGGGCGATCGCCTACCGGGTGCACAGCGACTTCGACCACGCGGCGGTCGCGCTGTCGGCCGGGGTGCAGCGGATGGTCCGCTCGGACATCGGCTCCTCGGGCGTCATGTTCACCATCGACACCGAGTCCGGCTTCCCCGACGCGGTGTTCGTGACGAGCAGCTACGGGCTCGGCGAGGCGGTCGTGCAGGGCGCCGTGAACCCGGACGAGTTCTACGTCTACAAGCCGGCGCTGCGCGAGGGCCGGCCGGCGATCCTCAAGCGGGGCCTGGGCGCCAAGGCGATTAAGATGGTCTACACCTCCGACACCGAGGTCGGCCGCACGATCGAGTTCGTCGACGTCGACGAGGCCGACCGCCACCGGCTCAGCCTCACCGACGAGGAGGTCACCGAGCTCGCGAAGCACGCCCTGGCCATCGAGGAGCACTACGGCCGGCCGATGGACATCGAGTGGGGCAAGGACGGCGTCGACGGCCTGCTCTACGTCCTGCAGGCTCGCCCCGAGACGGTGAAGTCGCGGCAGACCGGGTCGTCGCTGCAGCGGTACCGGCTGGACGAGCGTGGCACCGTCCTGGTCGAGGGCCGCGCCATCGGGCAGAAGATCGGCGCCGGTGCGGTGCGGGTGCTGACCTCGGCGGAGCAGATGCACGACTTCGTCGCGGGCGAGGTGCTCGTGGCCGACATGACCGACCCCGACTGGGAGCCGATCATGAAGCGGGCCAGCGCGATCGTCACCAACCGCGGCGGCCGCACCTGCCACGCCGCGATCATCGCCCGCGAGCTCGGCATCCCCGCCGTCGTCGGTACCGGCACCGCCACCACGAGCCTGGCCGAGGGGCAGGAGGTCACCGTCTCCGCCGCCGAGGGCGACACCGGCCGCGTCTACGAGGGGACCATGGCGTTCACCGTCTCCGAGACCGCGCTCGACGACATGCCCGAGCTGCCCGTCAAGGTCATGATGAACGTCGGCACCCCCGACCAGGCGTTCGAGTTCTCCCGCCTGCCCAACCGGGGGGTCGGGCTGGCCAGGCTCGAGTTCATCATCAACCGCCAGATTGGCATCCACCCCAAGGCGCTGCTCGAGCTCGAGGACCAGGAGCCCGCGGTCAGGGCCGAGGTCGAGGCGCTCATCGCGGCGTACGACAGCCCGCGCGACTTCTTCGTCAAGCGCGTCGCCGAGGGGATCTCGATGCTGGCCGCCGCGTTCGCGCCGGAGCCGGTCATCGTGCGCATGTCCGACTTCAAGTCCAACGAGTATGCCGGGCTGCTGGGTGGGTCCCGCTACGAGCCGCACGAGGAGAACCCGATGATCGGGTACCGCGGCGCGGCGCGGTACCTCTCGCCGGAGTTCGCCGAGTGCTTCGCGATGGAGTGCGAGGCGCTGCGGCTCGTGCGCGACGAGATGGGGCTGACCAACGTCAAGGTGATGATCCCGTTCGTGCGCACGGTCACCGAGGCCAAGGGCGTCATCGACCTGCTCGCCCAGAACGGACTGCGCCGCGGCGAGAACGACCTGCAGGTCGTGATGATGTGCGAGGTCCCCTCGAACGCGGTCAACGCCGAGGAGTTCCTCGAGCACTTCGACGGGTTCTCCATCGGCTCGAACGACCTCACCCAGCTCACGCTGGGGCTCGACCGCGACTCCGGCCTCGTGGCCGACGCCTTCGACGAGCGCGACCCGGCGGTGAAGAAGATGCTCGCCATGGCCATCGAGGCCTGTCGCGCGCAGGGCAAGTACATCGGCATCTGCGGCCAGGGGCCGTCGGACCACCCGGACCTCGCGGAGTGGCTGATGGACCAGGGCATCGAGTCGATGTCGCTCAACCCCGACACCGTCGTCGAGACCTGGCTCGCCCTGGCCAAGCACGCCGGCTGA
- a CDS encoding LacI family DNA-binding transcriptional regulator, with protein sequence MTSGDRRAGGRRRPTVHDVARAAGVSPPTVSRVLAGGKPVSAELSERVRAAAAELGYRPNPAAQVLVSGQHGTIGVVLPDLANPFFSEVLKGVTSGAGPSDTQVMVVDADEDATHEHEGAERLARWVDGLVLCSPRMPDAQLAAIADTGVPLVLVNRPFEDDRVDTVLVDYHSGMAALADHLASLGHRRVAYLAGPSGAWSEQERERALRDAGPALDVVTIPCGSGMADGHAVTDEALGHHPTAILAFSDYVALGVLTRLTELGVAVPGGISLTGFDDIPLAAIAGPGLTTATVRKQEIGALAWRQLLARMDRHHEARTTIVPAELVRRGSTGAPAT encoded by the coding sequence ATGACGAGCGGGGACCGCAGGGCCGGCGGCCGGCGGCGCCCCACCGTCCACGACGTGGCGAGGGCGGCCGGGGTCTCGCCGCCGACCGTCTCGCGCGTCCTCGCGGGCGGGAAGCCCGTCTCCGCGGAGCTGTCCGAGCGCGTGCGCGCGGCGGCGGCCGAGCTGGGCTACCGCCCCAACCCCGCGGCACAGGTCCTGGTCAGCGGGCAGCACGGCACCATCGGGGTCGTGCTGCCCGACCTGGCCAACCCGTTCTTCAGCGAGGTCCTCAAGGGCGTCACGTCGGGCGCGGGCCCCAGCGACACCCAGGTGATGGTCGTCGACGCCGACGAGGACGCCACCCACGAGCACGAAGGTGCCGAGCGGCTCGCGCGGTGGGTGGACGGCCTCGTCCTGTGCTCGCCGCGCATGCCCGACGCCCAGCTGGCCGCCATCGCCGACACCGGCGTGCCCCTCGTCCTGGTCAACCGGCCGTTCGAGGACGACCGCGTCGACACGGTGCTCGTCGACTACCACAGCGGGATGGCCGCGCTGGCCGACCACCTGGCCTCGCTCGGCCACCGCCGGGTCGCCTACCTCGCGGGTCCGTCCGGGGCCTGGTCGGAGCAGGAGCGCGAGCGCGCCCTCCGGGACGCCGGGCCGGCGCTCGACGTCGTCACGATCCCGTGCGGGTCCGGCATGGCCGACGGGCACGCCGTCACGGACGAGGCCCTGGGTCACCACCCCACCGCGATCCTGGCGTTCAGCGACTACGTCGCCCTGGGGGTCCTGACCCGGCTGACCGAGCTCGGGGTCGCCGTGCCGGGCGGGATCTCACTCACCGGCTTCGACGACATCCCGCTGGCCGCCATCGCCGGGCCGGGGCTGACGACGGCCACGGTGCGCAAGCAGGAGATCGGCGCCCTCGCCTGGCGCCAGCTGCTCGCGCGGATGGACCGCCACCACGAGGCACGGACGACCATCGTCCCTGCCGAGCTGGTGCGCCGCGGGTCGACCGGCGCGCCGGCGACCTGA